A stretch of Microbacterium sp. LWH3-1.2 DNA encodes these proteins:
- a CDS encoding peptidoglycan D,D-transpeptidase FtsI family protein: MTTRSTRSPRRRTVVALAVVLAVLAGFIVRLVDIQVVNADDHVKDSLDVAFAGEQTLYGTRGAIVDANGQTLAGSILRYDCQLSPLLITQIDEQVLEKKSDDRLWTDVSNDVAEITGQTPEEVRAIVGTALAEDPNSQYAVLKKGVSTEQFRALADLKAPYIACVSHPARTYPDGAVAGNLIGFVGADGTPLESLEQSQNACLAATNGTRTYEKGKDGVVIPGTEQETPATDGGTLQLTIDRDLQWYMQQLIAEQTQTMAAQRGAILVYEVKTGKVRAAAEYPTVDPNDFAAAEVKDRTSSIFTDWFEPGSTFKGLTAATVIDAGGQTPSSTVVASGLENFDGGARVRDSFQHQAYTYTLTGVLIDSSNAGISKFSQKVDKQTRYDYFQRFGIGEGTASGYPDEGQGLIYPADQWGAQTTLNTSFGQGVTTTMPELARAYGAIVNGGVKMPLQIIESCTKADGTVVKPEVAKPEQVVSEGTSAQMREMLENVFLQAPYAKTVAIPGYRLGGKTGTGEKSDGQGNYKAGVYYTTMVGFAPADDPEYVVVVTLDEPTKVTSSAANATAFQKAMTQVLKTYRVMPSTTSPELLPKFG; encoded by the coding sequence ATGACGACACGAAGCACGAGAAGTCCCCGCCGCCGAACCGTCGTGGCCCTCGCCGTCGTCCTGGCGGTGCTGGCCGGATTCATCGTCCGCCTCGTCGACATCCAGGTCGTGAACGCCGACGATCACGTCAAGGACTCGCTCGACGTCGCCTTCGCCGGCGAGCAGACGCTCTACGGCACGCGGGGCGCGATCGTCGACGCCAACGGGCAGACCCTGGCGGGCAGCATCCTTCGCTACGACTGCCAGCTGTCGCCGCTGCTCATCACCCAGATCGACGAGCAGGTGCTCGAGAAGAAGTCCGACGACCGACTGTGGACGGACGTCTCGAACGACGTGGCCGAGATCACGGGCCAGACGCCCGAAGAGGTCCGTGCGATCGTCGGCACCGCCCTCGCAGAGGACCCGAACTCGCAGTACGCGGTGCTGAAGAAAGGCGTGTCTACAGAGCAGTTCCGGGCCTTGGCCGACCTCAAGGCGCCGTACATCGCGTGCGTCTCGCATCCCGCGCGCACGTATCCCGACGGTGCGGTCGCCGGCAACCTCATCGGATTCGTCGGCGCCGACGGCACCCCCCTTGAGAGCCTCGAGCAGTCCCAGAACGCGTGCCTCGCTGCGACGAACGGCACGCGGACGTACGAGAAGGGCAAGGACGGCGTCGTCATCCCGGGCACCGAGCAGGAGACACCCGCGACCGACGGCGGCACGCTGCAGCTGACCATCGATCGCGATCTGCAGTGGTACATGCAGCAGCTGATCGCCGAGCAGACGCAGACGATGGCCGCGCAGCGCGGCGCGATCCTCGTCTACGAGGTGAAGACCGGCAAGGTGCGCGCGGCCGCCGAGTACCCGACCGTCGACCCCAACGACTTCGCCGCCGCCGAGGTGAAGGACCGCACGAGCAGCATCTTCACCGACTGGTTCGAACCCGGGTCGACCTTCAAAGGCCTCACGGCGGCGACCGTCATCGACGCCGGCGGACAGACACCGAGCTCCACCGTGGTGGCATCGGGTCTCGAGAACTTCGACGGGGGCGCGCGTGTGCGCGACTCCTTCCAGCACCAGGCGTACACCTATACGCTCACCGGCGTGCTCATCGACTCGTCGAACGCCGGCATCTCGAAGTTCAGTCAGAAGGTCGACAAGCAGACGCGGTACGACTACTTCCAGCGGTTCGGCATCGGCGAGGGCACGGCGTCGGGGTACCCGGACGAAGGCCAGGGGCTCATCTACCCGGCGGATCAGTGGGGGGCCCAGACGACGCTCAACACCTCGTTCGGCCAGGGCGTCACGACGACCATGCCCGAGCTCGCCCGCGCGTACGGGGCGATCGTGAACGGCGGCGTGAAGATGCCGCTGCAGATCATCGAGTCGTGCACCAAGGCCGATGGCACGGTCGTGAAGCCCGAGGTGGCGAAGCCGGAGCAGGTCGTCAGCGAGGGCACGTCGGCTCAGATGCGGGAGATGCTCGAGAACGTGTTCCTCCAGGCGCCGTACGCCAAGACGGTCGCCATCCCCGGCTACCGCCTCGGCGGCAAGACGGGCACCGGTGAGAAGAGCGACGGCCAGGGCAACTACAAGGCCGGCGTCTACTACACGACGATGGTCGGCTTCGCCCCGGCCGACGATCCCGAGTACGTCGTCGTCGTCACCCTGGACGAGCCGACGAAGGTAACATCGTCTGCGGCCAACGCGACCGCGTTCCAGAAGGCCATGACCCAGGTTCTCAAGACCTACCGCGTCATGCCCTCGACGACGTCGCCGGAGCTGCTGCCCAAGTTCGGGTAG
- a CDS encoding UDP-N-acetylmuramoyl-tripeptide--D-alanyl-D-alanine ligase, translated as MIALNIAQIARAVSGEVHLENGDTLDTVVSGAVDTDSRLIEPGGIFVAKPGEETDGHLFVDAAVEKGAALALVERRVAASVSQIVVADVVEAIAALAREVVKTVRDAGDLRVVGITGSNGKTTTKNLLARILEGEGETVSPKASFNNEVGAPLTMLRVTGTTKYLVSEFGASAPGEIARLAGLVDPDVGVVLMVGMAHAGGFGGIEATFHAKSELVRALSTGGVAVLNADDARVAAMAPIAAEQGVSVRWFGRGPAATDVRADDVVVTASGTSFTVTADGVSLPLRLRVLGEHHVMNALAAIAAATTLGVSLADAVARLETVEIAERWRMQPLGSERVRIINDAYNASPDSMAAALRTLAQITGPDERTVAVLGAMSELGEHAEEEHDRVGLLAVRLGIQRIVVVGDPARRMFLEAVAQGSWDNEAVFFSTADEAFDYLQGELRDGDRVLVKSSNSAGLRFLGDRLGESFS; from the coding sequence ATGATCGCGCTCAACATCGCCCAGATCGCCCGTGCCGTCTCGGGCGAGGTGCACCTCGAGAACGGCGACACCCTCGACACCGTCGTGTCGGGGGCGGTCGACACCGACTCCCGCCTGATCGAGCCCGGCGGCATCTTCGTCGCCAAGCCCGGAGAGGAGACCGACGGGCACCTGTTCGTCGACGCGGCCGTCGAGAAGGGCGCCGCCCTCGCTCTCGTCGAAAGGCGGGTCGCAGCATCCGTCTCTCAGATCGTCGTGGCCGACGTCGTCGAGGCGATCGCGGCGCTCGCGCGCGAGGTCGTGAAGACGGTTCGGGATGCTGGGGACCTGCGCGTCGTCGGGATCACCGGGTCGAACGGCAAGACGACGACGAAGAACCTGCTCGCCCGCATCCTCGAGGGGGAGGGCGAGACCGTCTCTCCGAAGGCGTCGTTCAACAACGAGGTGGGCGCGCCGCTCACGATGCTGCGCGTCACCGGCACCACGAAGTACCTCGTCAGCGAGTTCGGCGCGAGTGCGCCCGGTGAGATCGCCCGCCTCGCGGGACTCGTCGACCCTGACGTCGGCGTCGTTCTGATGGTCGGCATGGCGCACGCCGGCGGCTTCGGCGGGATCGAGGCGACCTTCCACGCGAAGTCGGAGCTCGTGCGAGCGCTGAGCACCGGGGGAGTGGCGGTGCTCAACGCCGACGACGCGCGCGTCGCCGCGATGGCGCCGATCGCCGCCGAGCAAGGCGTCTCGGTGCGCTGGTTCGGCCGCGGGCCCGCCGCCACCGATGTGCGTGCCGACGACGTCGTGGTCACGGCATCCGGAACCTCCTTCACCGTGACCGCCGACGGCGTCTCGCTGCCGCTGCGCCTGCGGGTGCTGGGCGAGCACCACGTGATGAACGCGCTGGCCGCGATCGCCGCGGCGACGACGCTGGGAGTCTCGCTCGCCGACGCCGTCGCGCGCCTCGAGACGGTCGAGATCGCCGAGCGGTGGCGCATGCAGCCGCTCGGATCGGAGCGCGTGCGGATCATCAACGACGCGTACAACGCGAGCCCCGACTCGATGGCGGCCGCGTTGCGCACCCTCGCGCAGATCACGGGTCCCGACGAGCGCACCGTCGCCGTGCTCGGCGCGATGAGCGAGCTCGGCGAGCACGCCGAGGAGGAGCACGACCGCGTGGGCCTCCTGGCCGTGAGACTCGGCATCCAGCGCATCGTCGTCGTGGGCGACCCCGCCCGGCGCATGTTCCTGGAGGCCGTCGCACAGGGCTCGTGGGACAACGAAGCCGTCTTCTTCTCCACTGCCGACGAGGCGTTCGACTATCTGCAGGGCGAGCTGCGCGACGGCGACCGCGTGCTGGTGAAGTCGTCGAACTCCGCCGGACTCCGGTTCCTCGGCGATCGTCTGGGAGAATCGTTCTCGTGA